One Deltaproteobacteria bacterium genomic window, GAAAGAGAACCCCGAGGCTTCGCGGATGCCGTGCCTCACGGCGAACGCGTAGATGTAGGCCGCCATCAGCAGCGCCATCAACAGGCCGGGGACGATGCCGGCCACGAACAGCAGCACCACCGACTCCTGCGCCGACACGCCGTAGAGGATCATTCCGATGGACGGCGGAATCACGATGGCGATGGCGCCCGACGAGGTCAGCAGGCCCGTGGAGAACTTCTCGTCGTAGCCGGCGTTCCGCAGCGGCCGGTAGAGCAGCCGCCCGACCGCCGCCACCGTGGCTGGGCTGGAACCGGAAATGGCGCCGAAGACGGTGCATGTCCCCACCGCGGTCAGCGCCAGGCTGCCGCGGACGCCGCCGATGGCGGAAAGGACCCAGGTGACGATGCGCCTGGAGATGCCGCCCCGGCCCATCAGGTCGCCGGCGAAAATGAAGAACGGCACCGCCATGAGCGCGAACTTGTCGATGCTGTCGAACATCTTGATGTGCACCGTGGTCGGCGGGACCGGAGCGAACAGCAGCAGCACGATGGCGGAAGTGGCCAGCAGGATGACGAAGATCGGGAATCCCAGCAGCAGCAGGATCACCGGCACGACGGCCATCACCCATTCCACGAGATCACTCCCTCCGGCCGCCCGGTTCAGTCATCCTGGTCGTCGCCGCCGTATTTCTGCACGATCTCGCCCGCAAACTCGCCCTTCACGTACGAGCGGAAGCGCAGGGCCACCGCCAGGAACATGAGCACGAACCCCAGCAGCAGGGCGAAGTGCGGTATCACGGTCGGGATCTCGGCGACGACGCTGCGCTGGCCGAAGTTCCACACGAGCTTCACCACGGTCCAGGTCTGGGGAATCACGAAGACGCACACCGCCAGGAAAGAGAGCGCGGCAATGCCGTTGATGACCTCTTTCCAGGGCGAGGGCAGCATGATGGAGAAGAAGTCCATCTTGAGGTGCTGCCCCTCGAAGGCAACCAGGACGGCACCCATGAAGACCGTCCAGACCATGATGTAGACCATGGTCTCGTCGGCCCAGATGAGGGGCTGGAGAAAGACGTACCGGCCGATGACGTTGGCGAAATTG contains:
- a CDS encoding TRAP transporter small permease, whose protein sequence is MSDPELPRPLRFVVVTVPRAIVGALIVAGIAVNFANVIGRYVFLQPLIWADETMVYIMVWTVFMGAVLVAFEGQHLKMDFFSIMLPSPWKEVINGIAALSFLAVCVFVIPQTWTVVKLVWNFGQRSVVAEIPTVIPHFALLLGFVLMFLAVALRFRSYVKGEFAGEIVQKYGGDDQDD